In Salmo salar chromosome ssa03, Ssal_v3.1, whole genome shotgun sequence, a single genomic region encodes these proteins:
- the prrg2 gene encoding transmembrane gamma-carboxyglutamic acid protein 2 isoform X1: MPGLAEICIGMLSLLPLAWARVVYSHNEVFLGQQSASSYLSRSLLWNKWDLELVTPDSLERECIEEVCTYEEAREVFEDTDQTNVFWNTYSSSHSSLGTAPRVDVSGLVAGILAVLGSTVIATVLGCYCYKKQAGRTAGSAPVRMVVDGQPAPETVPLAGIIAPGLPSYGEALTRSGQHDAPPPPYSGGAPSAPLDPSDNTEITANTEDTQ; encoded by the exons ATGCCAGGCTTGGCAGAGATATGTATTGGCATGCTGTCGCTGCTCCCCCTGGCTTGGGCCAGAGTTGTCTACAGCCACAATGAAG TGTTCCTGGGACAACAGTCTGCGTCCTCGTACCTGTCTCGCTCGCTGCTCTGGAACAAATGGGACCTGGAGCTGGTGACGCCAGACAGCCTTGAGagggagtgcatagaggaggtgtgCACCTACGAGGAGGCCAGGGAGGTGTTTGAGGACACAGACCAAACG AATGTATTTTGGAACACATATTCCAGCAGTCACA GTTCTTTAGGTACAGCTCCCAGAGTGGATGTGTCGGGTCTAGTGGCAGGAATCTTGGCTGTTCTTGGGTCTACTGTCATAGCCACGGTGCTGGGCTGCTACTGTTACAAGAAACAAGCTGGTAGAACGGCAGGCAG TGCTCCAGTGAGGATGGTTGTGGATGGCCAGCCTGCCCCAGAGACAGTGCCTCTGGCTGGGATCATCGCTCCAGGTCTGCCCTCCTACGGCGAAGCCCTGACCCGCAGTGGGCAGCATGACGCGCCCCCGCCACCTTACTCTGg GGGGGCGCCATCAGCACCTCTTGACCCATCTGACAATACTGAGATTACTGCGAATACTGAGGACACCCAGTGA
- the prrg2 gene encoding transmembrane gamma-carboxyglutamic acid protein 2 isoform X2: MPGLAEICIGMLSLLPLAWARVVYSHNEVFLGQQSASSYLSRSLLWNKWDLELVTPDSLERECIEEVCTYEEAREVFEDTDQTNVFWNTYSSSHSTAPRVDVSGLVAGILAVLGSTVIATVLGCYCYKKQAGRTAGSAPVRMVVDGQPAPETVPLAGIIAPGLPSYGEALTRSGQHDAPPPPYSGGAPSAPLDPSDNTEITANTEDTQ, translated from the exons ATGCCAGGCTTGGCAGAGATATGTATTGGCATGCTGTCGCTGCTCCCCCTGGCTTGGGCCAGAGTTGTCTACAGCCACAATGAAG TGTTCCTGGGACAACAGTCTGCGTCCTCGTACCTGTCTCGCTCGCTGCTCTGGAACAAATGGGACCTGGAGCTGGTGACGCCAGACAGCCTTGAGagggagtgcatagaggaggtgtgCACCTACGAGGAGGCCAGGGAGGTGTTTGAGGACACAGACCAAACG AATGTATTTTGGAACACATATTCCAGCAGTCACA GTACAGCTCCCAGAGTGGATGTGTCGGGTCTAGTGGCAGGAATCTTGGCTGTTCTTGGGTCTACTGTCATAGCCACGGTGCTGGGCTGCTACTGTTACAAGAAACAAGCTGGTAGAACGGCAGGCAG TGCTCCAGTGAGGATGGTTGTGGATGGCCAGCCTGCCCCAGAGACAGTGCCTCTGGCTGGGATCATCGCTCCAGGTCTGCCCTCCTACGGCGAAGCCCTGACCCGCAGTGGGCAGCATGACGCGCCCCCGCCACCTTACTCTGg GGGGGCGCCATCAGCACCTCTTGACCCATCTGACAATACTGAGATTACTGCGAATACTGAGGACACCCAGTGA